The following coding sequences lie in one Streptomyces sp. NBC_00510 genomic window:
- the poxB gene encoding ubiquinone-dependent pyruvate dehydrogenase, with protein MGTTVADVMVAALASSGVRRVYGLPGDSLNGFTDALRRNGTVAWAHVRHEETAAFAAAGEAAVTGRLAVAAGSCGPGNLHLINGLFDAQRSRVPVLAIAAHIPRAEIGGEYFQETHPQELFRECSVYREMASLPEQVPRLLRIAMRSALERRGVAVLVIPGELFLAGIDLPVPPRPVVGTSSHVRPDDAALARAAEVLNRAERVTILGGAGCHDAHDEAVALADALKAPMVHALRGKEFLEHDNPYDVGLTGLIGYSSGYRAMEHCDALLMLGTDFPYRQFYPGPDVPVVQVDVRGEHIGRRTDVDVPLVGTVKDTAAALLPLLRPRADRSFADRMTGHYRKVRGRLDHLAAAGPSDSPMHPQHVAATVDKLTTPDAVFTADVGTPTVWAARYLTMNGHRRLIGSFNHGTMANALPHAIGVQASHPGRQVVALCGDGGLSMLLGELLTLRQLDLPVKIVVFNNTALSFVELEMKAAGIVNFGTDLGEADYAEVARAAGLFGARAEQPGQLAEALSAALDHDGPALVDARTARHELSLPPKITYGQLKGFTLFATRTILSGRADEIVELAKTNLRDLGFD; from the coding sequence TTGGGTACCACCGTCGCAGATGTCATGGTCGCGGCTCTCGCGTCCTCCGGTGTACGGCGGGTGTACGGCCTGCCGGGGGACTCGCTGAACGGCTTCACCGACGCCCTGCGCCGCAACGGGACCGTCGCGTGGGCCCACGTGCGGCACGAGGAGACCGCCGCCTTCGCCGCGGCGGGCGAGGCCGCGGTCACCGGGCGGCTCGCGGTGGCGGCGGGCAGTTGCGGACCGGGGAACCTGCACCTCATCAACGGGCTGTTCGACGCCCAGCGCAGCCGTGTGCCGGTGCTGGCGATCGCCGCGCACATCCCGCGGGCCGAGATCGGCGGCGAGTACTTCCAGGAGACGCATCCGCAGGAGCTGTTCCGCGAGTGCAGCGTCTACCGCGAGATGGCGAGCCTGCCGGAGCAGGTCCCGCGGTTGCTGCGCATCGCGATGCGCTCGGCGCTGGAGCGCAGGGGCGTCGCGGTGCTGGTGATCCCGGGCGAGCTGTTCCTGGCCGGCATCGACCTGCCCGTCCCGCCCCGGCCCGTGGTCGGGACCTCCTCGCACGTACGACCGGACGACGCCGCCCTGGCCCGCGCCGCGGAGGTCCTCAACAGGGCGGAAAGGGTCACCATCCTCGGCGGCGCGGGCTGCCACGACGCGCACGACGAGGCGGTGGCCCTGGCCGACGCCCTGAAGGCGCCGATGGTGCACGCGCTGCGCGGCAAGGAGTTCCTGGAGCACGACAACCCGTACGACGTGGGGCTGACCGGCCTGATCGGCTACAGCTCCGGCTACCGGGCGATGGAGCACTGCGACGCGCTGCTGATGCTCGGCACCGACTTCCCGTACCGCCAGTTCTACCCGGGCCCCGACGTGCCGGTCGTCCAGGTCGACGTGCGCGGCGAGCACATCGGGCGGCGCACCGACGTCGACGTCCCGCTGGTCGGCACCGTCAAGGACACCGCCGCCGCGCTGCTCCCGCTGCTCCGTCCCCGGGCCGACCGGTCCTTCGCCGACCGGATGACCGGCCACTACCGGAAGGTGCGCGGCCGGCTGGACCACCTCGCGGCGGCCGGTCCTTCGGACTCCCCCATGCACCCCCAGCACGTCGCCGCCACCGTCGACAAGCTCACCACCCCGGACGCCGTCTTCACCGCCGACGTCGGCACCCCCACGGTGTGGGCGGCCCGCTACCTGACGATGAACGGCCACCGGCGGCTCATCGGCTCGTTCAACCACGGCACGATGGCCAACGCCCTGCCGCACGCCATCGGCGTCCAGGCGTCCCATCCGGGACGCCAGGTCGTGGCCCTGTGCGGGGACGGCGGCCTGAGCATGCTCCTCGGGGAGCTGCTCACACTCCGTCAACTGGACCTGCCCGTCAAGATCGTGGTCTTCAACAACACCGCGCTCTCCTTCGTGGAGCTGGAGATGAAGGCCGCGGGCATCGTCAACTTCGGCACCGACCTGGGCGAGGCGGACTACGCCGAAGTCGCCCGGGCGGCGGGGCTGTTCGGTGCCCGGGCCGAACAGCCGGGTCAGCTCGCCGAGGCGCTCTCGGCCGCGCTCGACCACGACGGCCCCGCCCTGGTCGACGCCCGTACCGCGCGCCACGAGCTGTCGCTGCCCCCGAAGATCACCTATGGCCAGCTCAAGGGGTTCACCCTCTTCGCGACCCGCACGATCCTGTCCGGGCGGGCGGACGAGATCGTGGAGCTGGCGAAGACCAATCTGCGGGATCTCGGCTTCGACTGA
- a CDS encoding DMT family transporter: MQTTLAVLFALLAAVSNALATVLQRYAARTVPLSVGLRPALMGELLRKPVWLAGFGAVIAAAAFQALALLNGALSLVQPLFVLELPFALFIGGLVLRRRLPPRGWAAVAAMVVGLGVGLWAASPSGGVDRPRTGLWAMAVPSCAAAVLVLVGTAVRRPEGRVRAACFGLSAAICYALTAGLLKDATQVWATDGAAAFFTVWQTYGFALVGVAAVFLLENAMQSGPLVASQPALTLGDATVSLALGVTVFEEQLRGGWWLLPMLLGALLVVAGAFVLVRVPLVRTLVGPDAPR, encoded by the coding sequence GTGCAGACCACCCTTGCCGTGTTGTTCGCGCTGCTCGCGGCCGTCAGCAACGCCCTGGCCACCGTGCTCCAGCGCTACGCGGCCCGCACGGTCCCGCTCTCGGTGGGGCTGCGTCCGGCCCTCATGGGCGAACTGCTGCGCAAGCCCGTGTGGCTCGCCGGATTCGGCGCGGTGATCGCGGCGGCCGCGTTCCAGGCCCTGGCCCTGCTCAACGGCGCGCTCTCGCTCGTCCAGCCGCTGTTCGTCCTGGAGTTGCCCTTCGCCCTGTTCATCGGCGGCCTGGTGCTGCGCCGCCGGCTCCCGCCGCGTGGCTGGGCCGCCGTCGCCGCCATGGTGGTGGGGCTGGGCGTGGGGCTGTGGGCCGCGTCACCGAGCGGCGGGGTCGACCGGCCGCGCACCGGCCTGTGGGCGATGGCGGTGCCGAGTTGTGCCGCCGCCGTCCTGGTGCTCGTCGGCACCGCCGTCCGGCGTCCCGAGGGCCGCGTGCGCGCCGCCTGCTTCGGCCTGTCGGCCGCCATCTGCTACGCGCTGACCGCCGGGCTCCTGAAGGACGCCACGCAGGTGTGGGCCACCGACGGGGCGGCCGCCTTCTTCACCGTGTGGCAGACGTACGGGTTCGCGCTGGTCGGGGTCGCGGCCGTCTTCCTCCTGGAGAACGCCATGCAGTCCGGGCCCCTGGTGGCCTCCCAGCCCGCGCTGACGCTGGGGGACGCGACCGTGAGCCTCGCGCTGGGCGTGACGGTGTTCGAGGAGCAGCTGCGGGGAGGCTGGTGGCTCCTGCCCATGCTGCTGGGCGCGCTGCTCGTGGTGGCGGGCGCGTTCGTCCTGGTCCGGGTCCCGCTCGTCCGCACGTTGGTGGGGCCGGACGCACCCCGCTGA
- a CDS encoding GNAT family N-acetyltransferase, with protein sequence MSTLRIERPHGDAMLEDWRFVHNTIIPTGPLSLDDVRERSQRNHLEVAYLGDAVVGCTTVRPPTGEEGTATVIARVLPDHRGQGFGMRLYTRGIDRARELGAVAVETVVLASNTEGLRFAEARGFVEVERYVLPGDTIAYVTLRLA encoded by the coding sequence ATGTCGACCCTTCGCATCGAACGGCCCCACGGCGACGCCATGCTCGAGGACTGGCGGTTCGTCCACAACACGATCATCCCCACCGGCCCGCTCTCCCTCGACGACGTGCGCGAGCGATCGCAGCGCAACCACCTGGAGGTCGCCTACCTCGGTGACGCCGTCGTGGGCTGCACGACCGTGCGGCCGCCCACCGGGGAGGAGGGCACGGCCACGGTCATCGCCCGGGTGCTGCCCGACCACCGGGGGCAGGGCTTCGGCATGCGGCTCTACACCCGGGGGATCGACCGGGCGCGCGAGTTGGGCGCGGTGGCGGTCGAGACGGTCGTCCTGGCATCCAACACCGAGGGGCTGCGTTTCGCGGAGGCGCGGGGCTTCGTCGAGGTCGAACGCTACGTGCTGCCCGGGGACACCATCGCCTACGTCACCCTGCGGCTGGCCTGA
- a CDS encoding cold-shock protein, which produces MATGVVKWFNSEKGFGFIAQDGGGPDVFAHYSNIAGNGYRELVEGEAVTFDVTQGQKGPQAENIIRN; this is translated from the coding sequence GTGGCGACAGGCGTCGTGAAGTGGTTCAACTCGGAAAAGGGCTTCGGCTTCATCGCACAGGACGGAGGTGGCCCCGATGTGTTCGCGCACTATTCGAACATCGCCGGCAACGGCTACCGCGAACTGGTCGAGGGTGAGGCCGTGACGTTCGACGTCACCCAGGGACAGAAGGGACCGCAGGCGGAGAACATCATCCGCAACTGA
- a CDS encoding MBL fold metallo-hydrolase → MTHWYERRDVEDGIVRVSEPHAHQIVKANVWWLRGSERDLVVDAGLGVVPLRRELPDVFARDPLLLLTHAHLDHVGGAREFPERVAHTADAAALARGVPASLYGPELAERLGTEDVGASFPDLLLDALPGPGYDPGSYGIGPVTLTRTLSGDERIDLGDRTLTVLHLPGHTPGSVALLEERTGALYSGDAVYDGYLVDDLPESDVPAYRRTAAFLADLDVSVVHPGHGRSFGRDRLREVAERYLRRSAPADRS, encoded by the coding sequence ATGACGCACTGGTACGAGCGACGCGACGTCGAGGACGGAATCGTCCGCGTCAGTGAGCCGCACGCCCACCAGATCGTGAAGGCCAACGTGTGGTGGCTGCGCGGCTCCGAACGCGACCTCGTCGTGGACGCCGGTCTCGGGGTGGTGCCCCTGCGCCGGGAGCTTCCGGACGTCTTCGCGAGGGACCCGCTGCTGCTCCTCACCCACGCACACCTCGACCACGTCGGCGGCGCCCGCGAGTTCCCCGAGCGCGTCGCCCACACCGCGGACGCCGCGGCTCTGGCGCGCGGCGTGCCGGCGAGCCTGTACGGGCCCGAACTCGCCGAACGGCTCGGCACCGAGGACGTGGGCGCGTCCTTCCCCGACCTCCTCCTCGACGCCCTGCCCGGCCCCGGGTACGACCCCGGCAGCTACGGCATCGGCCCGGTGACCCTCACCCGCACCCTGAGCGGGGACGAGCGGATCGACCTCGGCGACCGCACCCTCACCGTCCTCCACCTGCCGGGGCACACGCCGGGCTCCGTCGCCCTCCTCGAGGAGCGGACGGGGGCGCTGTACTCCGGCGACGCCGTCTACGACGGCTACCTCGTCGACGACCTGCCCGAGTCCGACGTGCCGGCCTACCGGCGCACCGCGGCCTTCCTCGCCGACCTGGACGTCTCCGTCGTCCACCCCGGCCACGGGCGGAGCTTCGGCCGTGACCGGCTGCGCGAGGTGGCGGAGCGCTACCTGCGCCGCAGCGCTCCCGCGGACCGCTCCTGA
- a CDS encoding LuxR C-terminal-related transcriptional regulator: MLESIGLSRQDESVYESLVRRVHATVADLAHDCRLPAPTTRRSVRSLVSLGLAVRSTGRPVTYAAVSPDSALEAVLRDRERALNDVRSHVSGLMDLYRAGTRFVNPGELVEVVSGRDDVNRRWAQLQQSTRTQVRGFDRPPYASVEEHTEPNPIELELLKRGVAYRVIYDSTVLALPGWLADVTVGVRHGEQARVAAGLPMKLAISDDRLAIIPLLRPGDDAVTASYLIHPSPLLDALIALFEAVWERAVQVRLPANGASPGRLEPAPDGLSAEEAKLLTLLAAGATDKSAGRALGWSERTVQRHVTRLMQRFGAQTRFQIAMEATRRGWI, encoded by the coding sequence ATGCTCGAATCCATCGGCCTGAGCCGGCAGGACGAATCGGTGTACGAGTCCCTCGTGCGCCGGGTGCACGCCACGGTCGCCGACCTGGCCCACGACTGCCGGCTGCCCGCTCCCACGACGCGGCGCAGCGTGCGGTCGCTGGTCTCCCTCGGTCTCGCCGTGCGCTCCACCGGACGCCCCGTCACCTACGCCGCGGTCTCACCGGACAGCGCCCTGGAAGCCGTACTGCGCGACAGGGAACGGGCGTTGAACGACGTGCGCTCCCATGTCTCCGGCCTGATGGACCTGTACCGCGCGGGCACGCGCTTCGTGAACCCCGGGGAGCTCGTCGAGGTCGTCTCGGGGCGGGACGACGTCAACCGCCGCTGGGCACAACTCCAGCAGAGCACGCGCACGCAGGTCCGGGGCTTCGACCGGCCACCGTACGCCTCGGTCGAGGAGCACACCGAGCCCAACCCGATCGAGCTCGAACTGCTCAAGCGCGGCGTCGCCTACCGCGTCATCTACGACAGCACCGTGCTCGCCCTGCCCGGCTGGCTCGCGGACGTCACCGTCGGCGTCCGGCACGGCGAGCAGGCCCGGGTCGCGGCCGGCCTGCCGATGAAGCTGGCCATCTCCGACGACCGGCTGGCCATCATCCCCCTGCTGCGCCCCGGCGACGACGCGGTGACGGCGTCCTACCTGATCCACCCCTCTCCCCTGCTCGACGCGCTGATCGCCCTCTTCGAGGCGGTGTGGGAGCGCGCGGTGCAGGTACGCCTCCCGGCGAACGGCGCCTCCCCGGGAAGGCTGGAGCCGGCGCCGGACGGGCTGTCCGCCGAGGAGGCGAAACTGCTGACGCTGCTCGCCGCGGGCGCCACCGACAAATCGGCCGGCCGCGCCCTGGGCTGGAGCGAACGGACCGTCCAGCGCCACGTCACCCGGCTCATGCAGCGCTTCGGCGCCCAGACGCGTTTCCAGATCGCCATGGAGGCCACCCGCCGCGGGTGGATCTGA